Proteins from a genomic interval of Uloborus diversus isolate 005 chromosome 4, Udiv.v.3.1, whole genome shotgun sequence:
- the LOC129221089 gene encoding gastrula zinc finger protein XlCGF49.1-like: MNGVRSMLKDSGLGDEFWAEAALCFNYSSSLKSHLRTHTKEKPYSCKYCKRTFSVSSNLKRHVKTHTNEKPYSCEYCKKTFSHVSGLKLHLRVHTNEKPYSCMYCKKWRMHTNEKPYSCEYCPQTFSTISNLKKHLRIHTNEKPYSCEHCKKTFYDSSSLKRHLMMHTNEKPYSCVHCEKKFSRSSYLKRHLMIHTKEKPYS, from the exons ATGAATGGTGTAAGGTCTATGCTCAAGGATTCTGGATTGGGGGATGAGTTTTGGGCTGAAGCCGCTCTTTGTTTCAACTAT AGTTCTAGTTTGAAAAGCCATTTGAGGACTCACACAaaggaaaaaccatattcttgtaagtattgtaaaagaacattttctgttagttcaaatttgaaaagacatGTAAAgacacacactaatgaaaaaccatactcttgtgagtattgtaaaaagacattttctcacgtTTCCGGTTTGAAATTACATTTAAgggtacacactaatgaaaaaccatattcttgtatgtattgtaaaaag TGGAGGatgcacactaatgaaaaaccatattcttgtgaatattGTCCTCAGACATTTTCTActatttcaaacttgaaaaaacatttgaggattcacactaatgaaaaaccatattcttgtgagcattgtaaaaagacattttatgatagttcaagtttgaaaagacatttaatgatgcacactaatgaaaaaccatattcttgcgtgcattgtgaaaagaaattttctcgGAGTTCAtatttgaaaagacatttaatgatacacactaaagaaaaaccatattcttaa